One segment of bacterium DNA contains the following:
- a CDS encoding pitrilysin family protein: MKFNQTTLPNGLKIITIPLHDAPTVTVLVMVETGSKYETKNINGLSHFLEHMCFKGTKKRPSALVISHELDALGAQSNAFTSQEFTGYFAKAHKKHFLTLLDVVSDIYLNPVFNEKEIEKEKGVIIEEINMYQDMPQRHIYDLFFELLYGDQPAGWPIAGPKENIRILSRKDFIDYRAAHYVASGTAVIVAGNINEEETKEHIVRLFSAIPATPKEDKKPVVEKQEKPEILVKHKDTDQTHLMLGVRAFPIHHPDAPTLRVLSTILGGGMSSRLFQKLREQMGVAYYARSEADFYTDHGHLAITTGVDKKRVEEVLSEILQELDRLKKEPVPQKELDKAKDYLVGTMYLELESSDSIAEYYGYQNALRRPLQTPEEFADKIKAVTAEDIIRVAKDIITNSRLNCAVIGDISSPDMLREKLVLPS, encoded by the coding sequence ATGAAATTTAATCAAACCACTCTTCCAAACGGACTCAAAATTATCACTATTCCTTTGCACGATGCCCCTACGGTAACCGTTTTGGTCATGGTTGAAACAGGTTCGAAATACGAAACAAAAAATATAAATGGATTGTCGCATTTTCTCGAACACATGTGTTTTAAAGGAACAAAGAAACGCCCGAGTGCACTTGTCATCAGCCACGAACTCGACGCCCTCGGTGCTCAGTCAAACGCGTTTACTTCACAGGAGTTTACCGGATATTTTGCTAAAGCGCACAAGAAACACTTTCTCACCCTGCTTGATGTTGTTTCCGACATTTATCTCAATCCGGTATTCAATGAAAAAGAAATTGAAAAAGAAAAAGGCGTCATTATAGAAGAAATAAACATGTATCAGGACATGCCCCAACGGCACATCTATGATTTGTTTTTTGAACTTTTGTATGGCGACCAGCCTGCCGGTTGGCCCATTGCCGGTCCCAAAGAAAACATACGAATTCTTTCCCGCAAGGATTTTATTGATTACCGCGCCGCTCATTATGTTGCCTCCGGAACCGCTGTTATTGTTGCGGGTAACATAAATGAAGAAGAGACAAAAGAACATATTGTCCGGCTGTTTTCCGCAATCCCCGCAACACCGAAAGAAGACAAAAAACCGGTTGTTGAAAAACAGGAAAAACCTGAAATTCTCGTCAAGCACAAAGACACCGACCAAACGCACCTGATGCTCGGAGTGCGGGCCTTCCCGATACATCACCCCGACGCTCCAACACTGCGGGTTTTGAGTACCATATTGGGTGGGGGAATGAGCAGCCGCTTGTTTCAAAAACTTCGTGAGCAGATGGGTGTTGCGTACTATGCCCGTTCGGAAGCCGATTTTTACACGGACCACGGCCATCTTGCGATTACAACTGGTGTTGATAAAAAACGCGTTGAGGAGGTCCTGTCAGAGATTTTGCAAGAACTTGACCGTTTGAAAAAAGAACCCGTGCCGCAAAAAGAGCTCGACAAAGCAAAAGATTACCTTGTCGGAACGATGTATTTGGAACTTGAATCATCAGATTCAATAGCGGAGTATTACGGATACCAGAACGCGCTCCGACGTCCTCTTCAAACGCCCGAAGAGTTTGCGGATAAAATAAAAGCGGTAACGGCGGAGGATATTATTCGCGTTGCCAAGGATATAATAACCAACTCTCGCCTCAACTGTGCGGTGATTGGAGACATTTCTTCTCCCGATATGCTTAGAGAAAAACTTGTTCTGCCTTCATAA